The Castanea sativa cultivar Marrone di Chiusa Pesio chromosome 11, ASM4071231v1 genome contains a region encoding:
- the LOC142614633 gene encoding uncharacterized protein LOC142614633 encodes MGKELAALVLEDKEFWLQCQQIVKISEPLVRVLRLVDGDEKPSMGYLYEAMDKAKENIKARLKNKISAYIPFTSVIDARWDKQLHSPLHAVGCYLNPGIFFRPSFKKQKEITKGLLSTITRLVPDPDEQDSLSSQIEAYKKALGDFGMPMAIRQREKLNPVAWWEQFGNDTPELQKFAIRVLSQCCSATGCERAWSTFKFIHSKRRNRLEHKHLNDLVFVRYNLLLRERYVFKYIQILF; translated from the exons ATGGGAAAGGAGCTGGCTGCACTTGTTTTGGAAGATAAAGAGTTTTGGTTACAATGTCAACAAATAGTGAAGATTAGTGAGCCTTTGGTTAGAGTACTTCGTCTTGTAGATGGGGATGAAAAACCATCAATGGGATACTTGTATGAGGCAATGGATAAAGCAAAGGAGAATATAAAAGCAAGGTTGAAGAATAAAATTTCTGCATATATACCATTTACTAGTGTCATTGATGCTAGGTGGGATAAACAACTCCATAGTCCATTACATGCAGTAGGTTGTTATCTTAATCCTGGAATTTTCTTTAGGCCTTCGTTTAAGAagcaaaaagaaattacaaaaggcCTACTTAGTACCATTACAAGGTTGGTTCCTGATCCTGATGAGCAAGATAGTCTTAGTTCTCAAATTGAAGCATACAAAAAGGCTTTAGGTGACTTTGGAATGCCTATGGCAATCCGTCAACGTGAAAAACTAAATCCAG ttgCTTGGTGGGAGCAATTTGGAAATGACACTCCAGAATTACAAAAGTTTGCAATTCGAGTGCTAAGTCAGTGTTGTAGTGCAACTGGTTGTGAAAGAGCTTGGAGCACATTTAAGTTTATCCATTCCAAGAGGAGAAATAGGCTTGAGCATAAACATTTGAATGACTTAGTATTTGTTCgttataatttattgttacGAGAAAGgtatgtttttaaatatattcaaattttattttga